The segment TCTGTTGGCCTTTCTACAAAAGTAATCAGTAAAAGCCAAAGGTGCAGAGGGGCTGATAGTAAGATGAATAGAAACCTCCGGAAGGAAAGTAGACAGGGCTGCAGAATCTGGTTCCAGAGCTCAGGGAGGGGAAGCCACAGGATCCGAGGCCCCGAGATCCGCATCCCACTGAGTAGGAACTTCTCGACCCAAAGCCCAGGGAGCGGCTGCTGCTGGAGCCACAACCCAGAGATCCAGTGCAAGTGTCGTGGGGGCTGCAGAGGATGGAGGACTTTGGTTGGAAGCAGGATGTCTGACAGGGACGGGACAGCACGATGGATGACTGACACCTGGCGGGCTCATAGCAGATGTCCCTGTAGCTCCTGGAGTAGAAGGATCCCCactggcaggggctgggagagCAGACGTCGGTGCTGTAGACCAGGTTGCTGGGGTAGGTAGAGCTGGGACAGCGCCGATAGCCCCCAAAGGAGCTGCAGGAGAAGGTGCCGGAGCAGGAGTTGCTGGCCATGTCGATAGAGGTCAGTTGGGCTGAGTTAGAGCGAGATGGAGAAGGTTCTGAGTTTGAGTTTGGCCTTCTGGACAGCGCCTATATATACTCTGAGCCGTGGGCGTGGCGATCTGCAGGGTTATCCCTTGCATATTTGTGCCCCTTATTTACATATGCATAACCCAGGAAGCATCTCTTTAACTGCCGTTGACTAATTTTCCACATATTGCAGTTATGAATGCTGCCATTTGATTGTGAAGACGCAAAGCGAAGAACTGCTCTGTGTGTTAGAAATGCTACGACGGTTTCCAACTAATGTTTTTCTCATCCCAGCCAGCAGTGTGACTTTATTCTTTTCCTCTCGTAGTCTCCATCTGTCCTGGTTCTAGCAGTGATGGACAAATGTTTGCCCCAAGTggtgggaaataaaataaaatttttttttctttgccaatgaATTAAAGACCCTGTTTTGGCTCTAATGAGCAATGTTCTAAAGACAGATCTTACTTGTCACTGTTCATTATTAATAACTTATTCATCTCTTCCATTCTGCTATATACTGTGTTTTGGATCCAATCAAGAGGAAAAAGGATGACCCAAGACAATTCAAATACTATTTATGTCTAGAACTAGAGAGAAACTGAACAATGATAGAGAAATGTGTTGGCACAGAACAAATTGGAGATCAGTGTGAACCTTCTAAAGAGAATTAGTTTAAGGCATATTGAGATGAGAGAAGGAAAACATTGGGTTTTAGATTCAGAGTACACCTCTATGAAGCAGCTCTGAGAGCTTGTTTCTCAGTACTCTGGCTACTGGAAACTTCATTTACCTCAGGCCACAATAGCTATAGTCCAAAATATATAGCACTGAATGTAGCCAAAGCATCCGTTTCCATATGAAACTCCTGTCaatgacagaaagacagagacttATTCCGGGGACACACCAAACTCACTGGAGATTCTCCAACGGTCCTGGAGGACTCTAGCATGTCTGACCatgtcagatttttctttttctcctctctgttcAGGCTGGCTTTGGACACAAACCATTATAATCATGTGAAATAATGGAACTGAGAATTGATTTGAATTTGGTAATCATTTCACCAAATTCATTGTTTTGGACTCAAACTGTCACCTCTActcattcagattttattttattttattattaattattattattattctgttgGAAACTTCTCTTATCCCTTTTTCGGTTTGTAagagtaatatattttatagttttttctatatttcataATCATACAGGTGGtttatatttcttcaaaaatgGCTTACTTGTGTATCTGGAAAGTTACAAGGATATAGATAAGTGCAATCTAGAAAATTTTAAACCAATCTTGGATTAAGATGATTCAGAATTAGACAGCTAATAGAGATTAAGATTACTTCTGGGAATTATTTCTTGTGGGTGTGGAGTATTTCCAAGCATCCCAGGTCTTTGGTAGACACTAAATTCCAgttttgcttctctcttcctgTGAGTTTATGGAGCCTCTGAGTCATTGATATTAAAATCAGTATGCCATGCTCAGAGATTAGTAATTCCTGGTATAGCTCATTTCTTTCCACTTCCCTTCAGGCACATCACATATATTGTGAGCTTGAAATACTTTGGTATTTCTCTGGCGTCCAAACAGACATTGTCATATGTTGTCTTATCTCCAggttttcctctctttctctctcttttatcactctatttctttctccctctctgtgaAAGAAAAGGGCTCAATATGCCAAACAAgttcaatttctattttctgtaattttaaaagACTTGTTTTCAAACCTCAGAAGTAGTGGGAATAAATGATTATTTACTGTG is part of the Sorex araneus isolate mSorAra2 chromosome 2, mSorAra2.pri, whole genome shotgun sequence genome and harbors:
- the LOC101543697 gene encoding keratin-associated protein 13-1-like gives rise to the protein MASNSCSGTFSCSSFGGYRRCPSSTYPSNLVYSTDVCSPSPCQWGSFYSRSYRDICYEPARCQSSIVLSRPCQTSCFQPKSSILCSPHDTCTGSLGCGSSSSRSLGFGSRSSYSVGCGSRGLGSCGFPSLSSGTRFCSPVYFPSGGFYSSYYQPLCTFGFY